From the genome of Lasioglossum baleicum chromosome 13, iyLasBale1, whole genome shotgun sequence, one region includes:
- the Ift46 gene encoding intraflagellar transport 46, whose amino-acid sequence MDIKDSSEEEEAHNISAFTKFDESIEVRNAEEIQSPVRHRPSSSRRPRLSARQTAANSAEMNLPEAILKFKRYSKVENNFGKSLEIGSDPSDSEETDDDDIQGTSTAQQIEIYNPKDFENLKASAEVTELFQNIMRYTPQRIDLNYKLIPFIPAYIPAVGDIDAFIKIPRPDGVEDKIGLTVLDEPCTNQSDPAVLQLQLRSHLRSAGAARQTVVKRIEDAEKNTKSIDKWIDDINQLHRSKHPPAVHLTKPMPDIDSLLQQWPAEVEDRLNETELDFTQLECGLSELVDMVCNLLDIPVDEDSKLEALHTLFTLFLEVRNARAQKY is encoded by the exons ATGGACATTAAAGACAGCAGCGAGGAAGAGGAGGCGCACAACATTTCCGCGTTCACCAAGTTCGATGAGAGCATCGAGGTCCGCAATGCCGAGGAGATCCAGAGCCCTGTGCGCCACAGACCTTCCAGTTCCAGGAGGCCTAGGCTATCGGCGAGACAGACCGCTGCGAACTCTGCGGAGATGAATTTGCCCGAGGCGATCCTGAAATTCAAAAG ATACAGCAAAGTGGAGAACAACTTCGGGAAGTCGCTGGAGATCGGCAGCGATCCCTCGGACAGCGAGGaaaccgacgacgacgacatccAGGGGACGAGCACCGCGCAGCAGATTGAGATCTACAATCCCAAGGACTTTGAGAATCTGAAAGCGTCGGCGGAAGTGACGGAGCTGTTCCAAAACATCATGAG GTACACTCCGCAGAGGATAGACCTGAACTACAAGCTGATCCCGTTCATCCCCGCGTACATCCCAGCGGTCGGCGACATCGACGCGTTCATAAAGATTCCTAGGCCCGACGGAGTGGAGGACAAGATAGGGTTGACCGTGCTGGACGAGCCGTGCACCAACCAGTCGGACCCTGCAGTGTTGCAGTTGCAGTTGCGCAGCCACCTGCGGAGTGCGGGTGCGGCCAGGCAAACGGTCGTCAAAAGGATCGAGGACGCTGAGAAGAACACCAAGTCGATCGACAAGTGGATCGACGACATTAATCAGCTGCACCGAAGCAAACACCCTCCGGCCGTGCATTTGACCAAACCAATGCCCGACATCGACTCTCTACTGCAACAATGGCCGGCCGAGGTTGAGGACAGGTTAAACGAAACGGAATTGGACTTCACCCAGCTGGAATGCGGTCTGTCTGAGCTCGTCGACATGGTCTGCAATCTTCTCGACATCCCCGTCGACGAGGACTCCAAGCTGGAAGCTCTGCACACGCTTTTCACGCTTTTCCTCGAGGTCCGGAACGCGAGAGCGCAAAAGTATTGA